In a genomic window of Taylorella equigenitalis ATCC 35865:
- a CDS encoding metal ABC transporter ATP-binding protein, which produces MDAIRLSHVTLYHPHHTHSPILSDITGEFQAGSLTAVYGPNGAGKTMLMKTLAGLIKPDQGCVDYAPSLHRDVSFVPQINHIDRGFAITVADFVALGAGYRVGLFSRFRDEELRLIEHSLERVGLHSRSNCLISELSGGQMQRLLIARLILRNPQVVLLDEPFSAIDIDALPNLMEVLLEFVEAGKTVIVVSHDQNQIRTYFPQTLLLSGRVVYWGDTETALNSDNLYRARELALKGF; this is translated from the coding sequence ATGGACGCTATTAGGTTATCTCATGTAACCCTCTATCATCCGCATCATACGCATTCACCTATATTATCGGATATTACGGGAGAGTTTCAAGCAGGGTCTCTCACTGCGGTATATGGGCCTAACGGCGCCGGAAAGACCATGCTGATGAAAACTTTGGCTGGGCTCATTAAGCCTGACCAAGGATGCGTTGACTACGCCCCTTCTCTCCATCGTGATGTGAGTTTTGTGCCACAGATTAATCACATCGATAGGGGCTTTGCAATCACTGTGGCCGACTTTGTGGCACTGGGAGCAGGATACCGCGTAGGTCTCTTCAGTCGCTTTAGAGATGAAGAACTCAGATTGATTGAGCATTCTCTCGAGCGAGTCGGTTTACACAGTAGGTCAAACTGCCTTATATCTGAGCTCTCTGGTGGTCAGATGCAGCGCTTACTTATTGCCAGACTAATTCTTCGTAATCCTCAAGTTGTACTTCTAGATGAGCCTTTCTCTGCTATAGATATTGATGCACTTCCTAATTTAATGGAAGTGTTGCTCGAATTTGTAGAAGCTGGAAAAACTGTTATCGTCGTTTCGCACGATCAGAATCAAATTCGTACGTATTTTCCTCAGACACTATTACTGTCAGGGCGTGTGGTTTATTGGGGTGACACGGAAACCGCACTTAATTCTGATAATCTATATCGTGCACGCGAGCTAGCATTAAAGGGGTTTTAG